In one Diprion similis isolate iyDipSimi1 chromosome 6, iyDipSimi1.1, whole genome shotgun sequence genomic region, the following are encoded:
- the LOC124406873 gene encoding fatty acid 2-hydroxylase, with amino-acid sequence MGNESLTDRDSFTASTDEGFILLGETPVVCNQGQETDTRMVEKSESHVEPEVMPHDEITRVYQTDNGTQDADGFMVKYKGRRYDIQNLLKKHPGGSRILKPYKGLNIDEAMVTNSHSIAAFHFFEEFVQSNQEAYQEIERLVDWNAPLLSQVGSLGDRYWEWVNLPVNRPIRLFASNDLERLTVTPWYMVPAVWIPIIFFFLYRGCSIDLKGNFVDSMPQISFAISWGFLLWTFLEYTLHRKLFHMKPPADSRILITLHFLLHGLHHKAPFDDQRLVFPPAPAVLLALILYTAYGMVFPVAMMNFAAGGIAIGYLCYDMTHYYLHYGSPKAETYMYVMKRYHNYHHFSHHDEGFGISSRLWDYVFGTVITLRNLKKAIEW; translated from the exons ATGGGTAACGAGTCCTTAACTGACCGAGATTCGTTCACTGCCTCCACCGATGAAGGTTTTATCCTCCTTGGCGAAACCCCAGTTGTCTGTAATCAAGGCCAGGAAACGGATACCcgaatggttgaaaaatcggAAAGTCATGTGGAACCGGAAGTTATGCCACACGATGAAATAACCAGAGTTTATCAGACGGATAATGGCACTCAAGATGCTGACGGATTCATGGTGAAATATAAGGGAAGAAGGTACGACATCCAGAACCTTCTAAAAAAACATCCAGGTGGAAGCAGGATTCTAAAACCATATAAGGGCTTGAACATCGATGAAGCGATGGTTACGAACTCTCATTCCATCGCAGCCTTCCATTTCTTTGAGGAATTCGTACAAAGTAATCAAGAGGCATACCAAGAAATCGAA AGGCTGGTCGACTGGAATGCCCCACTGTTGTCGCAGGTCGGCTCTCTAGGGGATCGTTACTGGGAATGGGTGAATCTACCAGTGAACAGGCCCATCCGTCTCTTCGCATCAAACGACCTCGAACGTCTCACAGTCACCCCATGGTACATGGTACCCGCTGTCTGGAtcccaataatttttttctttctatatcgGGGCTGCTCGATAGATCTCAAAGGAAATTTTG tcgattCCATGCCGCAAATTTCATTTGCCATTAGTTGGGGCTTCCTCTTGTGGACTTTCCTTGAATACACGCTACATCGGAAGCTGTTTCATATGAAACCCCCAGCGGACTCAAGGATTCTCATAACTCTACATTTTCTTCTGCATGGTCTCCACCATAAA GCGCCGTTTGATGACCAGAGACTGGTATTTCCCCCCGCCCCTGCGGTGCTGTTAGCCCTTATCTTGTATACTGCTTACGGGATGGTGTTTCCTGTTGCGATGATGAACTTCGCAGCAGGGGGAATCGCAATCG GCTACTTGTGCTACGACATGACGCACTACTACTTACATTACGGATCGCCAAAAGCTGAAACTTATATGTACGTGATGAAGAGGTATCACAACTATCACCACTTTTCACATCACGACGAAG GTTTCGGTATAAGCAGCAGACTGTGGGATTACGTTTTCGGCACGGTTATAACgttgagaaatttgaaaaaggcgATCGAATGGTAA
- the LOC124406876 gene encoding NF-kappa-B inhibitor-interacting Ras-like protein yields the protein MGKTTRVVVCGMKGVGKTALLEQLIYGNVTTNTEIHPTIEDIYVANIETDRGTKEKVRFYDTAGLEPLQTNASSPQLARHYLGFADGYVLVYDTAKPESLDVLFPLKKDIDKHKDKKEITIIVIGNRTKPDVELNNLENTASKAANWCTREKLRHYEVNVLDRPSLYDAFVHLSSKLNPPPNKSTFPQLSMGRKTVKAEAP from the exons ATGGGAAAAACTACACGGGTGGTGGTGTGCGGAATGAAGGGGGTAGGGAAGACTGCTCTCTTGGAACAACTCATCTATGGAAACGTTACCACAAACACC GAAATTCATCCTACTATCGAAGATATTTATGTAGCAAATATAGAGACAGATAGAGGTACAAAGGAAAAGGTACGATTTTATGATACAGCTGGATTAGAACCACTACAGACGAATGCAAGTAGTCCACAGTTGGCACGACACTACCTTGGCTTCGCTGATGGGTATGTGCTTGTATACGATACTGCAAAACCTGAATCTCTAGACGTTTTATTTCCTTTAAAAAAAGACATAGACAAACACAAAGATAAGAAGGAAAtcactattattgttatcggGAATCGTACAAAACCTGACGTTGAGTTGAATAATTTGGAAAACACTGCTAGCAAAGCAGCCAACTGGTGTACGAGAGAAAAACTAAGGCATTATGAGGTGAATGTATTGGACAGACCAAGTCTGTATGATGCCTTTGTTCATTTATCGTCAAAATTGAATCCACCGCCCAACAAAAGTACATTTCCTCAACTCAGCATGGGTCGAAAAACTGTAAAAGCTGAGGCgccgtaa